The Littorina saxatilis isolate snail1 linkage group LG15, US_GU_Lsax_2.0, whole genome shotgun sequence genome contains a region encoding:
- the LOC138948480 gene encoding torsin-1A-interacting protein 1-like gives MSRSPYNLRRNPPKRSPYKEEEEEEEEDSEEEETRSPRQRGARNTSHRAQSDDSYISDRDYNSSALSTTASESFDYHPGTSPSESSEGGKYKKLYPPLPSGSPGGGERSPRSSPEVSSQRLSGVRRHSLESSSSQGKKDKEKVYSFWQWFCVVAIVLLLVYLISNRLVSKTEQISGLQNKPVSFLEFLQKMDELKGKFPGQSERFWKVVTASAKHVLDSDRQSTYPAILLMVAKKSNAALAASIAQAVAEAFESTLRGQTSSHLAASLNLTTHPGKVKSDSQKLELDNWLREKLEHSHDAVVVNHLETLEPNAALLLHGYCDGDNAPYKNAMLILGLFVESAVDNSKAAEAVLRDLWTADLTEDKVGALLSRVANNVALVSESKQ, from the coding sequence ATGTCACGCAGCCCATATAACCTGAGGAGGAATCCACCAAAACGCAGCCCAtacaaggaagaagaagaggaggaggaggaggattctGAGGAAGAGGAGACCCGGTCACCACGACAACGGGGAGCCCGCAATACCAGCCACAGAGCACAGTCTGATGACAGCTACATCAGTGATAGAGACTACAACTCCTCAGCTTTGTCCACCACGGCCAGCGAATCTTTCGACTATCATCCCGGTACTTCACCCTCTGAAAGTAGTGAAGGGGGAAAGTATAAGAAGCTCTATCCACCTTTACCATCGGGAAGCCCTGGTGGTGGTGAACGTTCTCCACGCTCATCGCCAGAGGTTTCATCACAAAGACTGTCAGGGGTTAGGCGGCATTCCTTAGAATCCTCGTCTTCTCAAgggaagaaagacaaagagaaagttTACTCCTTCTGGCAGTGGTTTTGTGTTGTGGCCATTGTATTGTTGCTGGTGTATTTGATCTCCAACAGACTTGTCTCCAAAACTGAGCAAATATCTGGCCTTCAGAATAAGCCAGTCAGTTTTCTTGAATTTTTACAGAAAATGGATGAACTGAAAGGGAAATTTCCAGGACAAAGCGAACGATTCTGGAAAGTTGTCACAGCTTCAGCCAAGCATGTTCTGGATTCAGACCGGCAGTCCACCTACCCTGCGATTTTACTGATGGTGGCAAAGAAAAGTAACGCAGCTTTGGCAGCAAGCATCGCTCAAGCTGTCGCCGAAGCCTTCGAAAGCACCCTCCGCGGCCAGACATCATCCCACCTTGCAGCTTCGCTCAACTTGACCACCCATCCTGGCAAGGTGAAATCAGATTCACAAAAACTGGAGCTGGATAACTGGCTGCGAGAGAAGTTGGAGCATTCCCATGATGCTGTCGTGGTTAACCATCTTGAAACGCTGGAACCAAATGCTGCCTTGCTTCTCCATGGTTACTGTGATGGTGACAACGCTCCGTACAAGAACGCTATGTTGATCTTGGGGTTGTTTGTAGAAAGTGCTGTAGATAATTCCAAGGCCGCAGAAGCTGTGTTGAGAGACTTGTGGACGGCCGATCTGACGGAAGACAAAGTGGGAGCGCTGCTCAGTCGCGTGGCTAATAATGTTGCTTTGGTGTCAGAGTCGAAGCAGTAA
- the LOC138948482 gene encoding ELAV-like protein 1: MDDQTMQGMGEESPTNLIINYLPQTLTDEEYRSMFLSIGPIKSAKIIRDKATGYSYGFGFVDYQHGADADRAIQTLNGLQLQNKRIKVAKARMGGENIKGANLYVRNLPVAWTEEELNKLFEPYGKIIQSRVLVDLQTGVSKRVGFVLYNTRPEADAAIRSLSGTTPEGCTEPILIKFADDNSKKMKPPNVQYVPTPMFPGHGPGPMRNQGNRFRYNPMSGNQYMQNSGLNVNQGGYAIFCYNIGQNATERTLWQLFSPFGTVQKVNVIMEPGKGICKGYGFVTMTNFQEAQNAINHLHGFYFQGRPLQVSFKT, from the exons ATGGACGACCAAACGATGCAGGGTATGGGCGAGGAGTCCCCCACCAACCTGATCATCAACTACCTTCCCCAGACCCTCACAGATGAAGAGTATCGCTCCATGTTCTTAAGCATCGGCCCTATCAAGTCGGCCAAAATCATCCGCGACAAAGCCACTGGCTACAGCTATGGCTTCGGCTTCGTCGACTACCAGCACGGGGCGGACGCGGACCGAGCCATCCAGACGCTGAACGGCCTGCAGCTGCAGAACAAGAGAATCAAGGTGGCCAAAGCGCGCATGGGTGGCGAAAACATCAAAGGGGCCAACCTCTACGTCCGTAATCTCCCCGTGGCCTGGACGGAGGAAGAGCTGAACAAACTGTTTGAGCCGTACGGCAAAATCATCCAGTCTCGCGTCCTGGTGGACCTGCAGACGGGCGTTTCCAAGAGGGTGGGGTTCGTTCTGTACAACACCAGGCCAGAGGCTGATGCGGCTATTCGCTCACTGAGCGGCACCACCCCTGAGGGTTGCACGGAGCCCATTCTCATCAAGTTTGCCGACGACAACTCCAAGAAGATGAAGCCTCCAAATGTGCAGTACGTCCCCACGCCCATGTTCCCAGGTCACGGGCCTGGCCCCATGCGTAACCAAGGCAACCGCTTCCGCTACAACCCCATGTCCGGGAACCAGTACATGCAGAACTCTGGGCTGAACGTCAACCAG GGAGGTTACGCCATCTTCTGCTACAACATCGGCCAGAATGCGACGGAGCGCACCCTGTGGCAGCTGTTCTCGCCCTTTGGGACGGTGCAGAAGGTCAACGTCATCATGGAGCCTGGCAAGGGCATCTGCAAAGGTTACGGCTTCGTCACCATGACCAACTTCCAGGAAGCCCAGAACGCCATCAACCATCTCCATGGTTTTTACTTCCAGGGACGCCCCCTACAGGTGTCCTTCAAGACGTAA